A single Lolium perenne isolate Kyuss_39 chromosome 6, Kyuss_2.0, whole genome shotgun sequence DNA region contains:
- the LOC127306461 gene encoding cysteine-rich receptor-like protein kinase 44, with protein sequence MVESPYRLRHRRLMDTAPAAAISSDSGHSGSNGGMPIMVSILVVVIICTLCYCVYCWRWRKRNAVKRTEIERLRPLSNSDLPVMDLSLIQAATNNFSKDNKLGEGGFGPVYRGVLDGGSEIAVKRLSARSRQGAEEFRNEVELIAKLQHRNLVRLLGCCVENDEKMLVYEYLPNRSLDAFLFGTARTAHLDWRMRQSIILGIARGLLYLHEDSYLKIVHRDLKASNVLLDNKMNPKISDFGMAKIFEDEVIEVNTGHVVGTYGYMAPEYAMEGVFSVKSDVFSFGVLVLEILSGQRNGAMYMQEHQHTLIQDAWKFWNEDRAAEFMDASLEDGAYSKDEAWRCYHAGLLCVQESPELRPTMSSALLMLISDQTTSLPSPQRPPLFARTKKAVSPSGYSFGTETTSKTQSVNDVSITMIQPR encoded by the exons ATGGTTGAATCGCCGTACCGTCTTCGACATCGCCGGTTGATGGACACCGCACCTGCAGCGGCGATCAGCAGTGATTCAG GACATTCAGGCTCCAATGGTGGGATGCCTATCATGGTCTCCATCCTGGTGGTCGTCATCATCTGCACTCTTTGCTACTGCGTCTACTGCTGGAGATGGAGGAAACGCAACG CTGTGAAGAGGACTGAGATAGAGAGGCTGAGGCCACTGTCCAACTCGGACTTGCCTGTGATGGACCTCTCCTTAATCCAGGCCGCCACCAACAACTTCTCCAAGGATAACAAGCTCGGCGAAGGCGGTTTCGGGCCTGTTTACAGG GGCGTCCTGGATGGCGGCTCGGAGATCGCCGTGAAGCGGCTGTCGGCGAGGTCGCGGCAGGGTGCCGAGGAGTTCCGGAACGAGGTGGAGCTGATCGCCAAGCTGCAGCATAGGAACCTGGTGCGGCTGCTGGGGTGCTGCGTGGAGAATGACGAGAAGATGCTCGTCTACGAGTACCTCCCCAACCGCAGCCTCGACGCATTCCTCTTCG GTACTGCAAGGACTGCACACCTGGACTGGAGAATGAGGCAGAGCATCATCCTGGGCATCGCTCGCGGCCTGCTCTACCTCCATGAGGACTCCTACCTGAAGATCGTGCACCGGGACCTCAAGGCCAGCAATGTGCTCCTCGACAACAAGATGAACCCCAAGATCTCCGACTTCGGCATGGCTAAGATCTTCGAGGACGAGGTGATCGAGGTCAACACTGGCCACGTGGTCGGAACATA CGGCTACATGGCGCCAGAGTACGCGATGGAGGGCGTCTTCTCGGTGAAGTCGGACGTGTTCAGCTTCGGGGTGCTGGTGCTGGAGATCCTCAGCGGCCAGCGCAACGGCGCAATGTACATGCAGGAGCACCAGCACACACTCATCCAAGAC gcgTGGAAGTTCTGGAACGAGGATAGGGCGGCGGAGTTCATGGACGCGTCGCTGGAAGACGGCGCCTACTCCAAGGACGAGGCGTGGCGGTGCTACCACGCCGGCCTGCTCTGCGTGCAGGAGAGCCCCGAGCTCCGGCCCACCATGTCCAGCGCCCTGCTCATGCTCATCAGCGACCAGACCACGTCACTGCCGTCGCCCCAGCGGCCGCCGCTCTTCGCGAGGACGAAGAAGGCCGTCTCGCCGTCGGGGTACTCGTTCGGAACCGAGACGACGTCCAAGACGCAGTCTGTCAACGACGTGTCCATCACCATGATCCAGCCACGATAA